A single genomic interval of Plodia interpunctella isolate USDA-ARS_2022_Savannah chromosome 16, ilPloInte3.2, whole genome shotgun sequence harbors:
- the LOC128676412 gene encoding golgin subfamily A member 6-like protein 7: MERAQAFTVENFISNWNGDFPNYPLTAADLKNPQALMGALFQVFDRLAIDRDAILMPPSEENRNEHMMYYADLIPVINMTRVINHLVSVMPQVDATISIMHFLQPTTTTSHSILLLLFNLMVFNEERLRDIAPHEEELFAKSEEVKALDDKRNRLIEMLNIQAEEKGKRAERLEKLDQDIKQLEEELKQEKEIHDVEKQELEAVLKENHQIELVLEQKKTQRDALLDEVSRKKALRVYDADDIRAQAQQAAQNVQEADEKLNSLKETLMQKEFCLKNLQTIKPGLDEANNLLHEIMKLNEGINEEAEGAESAESAEGELEPLRAELAELRAAREAACVARRARLLQRRHHQRAADSALREAEEKDRKSRSRSQQALQRCEEIKQNTAQYDAEKTEGMKHLQDMKIRYTNMVKTIDDALLAKALEVKISIEEKLRNRN; this comes from the exons ATGGAGCGTG CTCAAGCATTTACTGTGGAGAACTTCATAAGCAACTGGAATGGCGACTTTCCCAATTATCCCCTTACGGCTGCAGATCTGAAGAATCCACAGGCGTTAATGGGGGCTTTGTTCCAAGTTTTCGACAGACTTGCCATTGACAGAGATGCTATTCTTATG CCACCATCTGAAGAAAACCGCAACGAGCATATGATGTACTACGCAGACCTGATACCGGTGATCAACATGACCCGAGTGATCAACCACCTGGTGTCCGTGATGCCACAAGTGGATGCCACCATCAGCATCATGCACTTCCTGCAACCCACCACTACCACTTCACACTCTATACTGCTGCTCCTGTTTAACCTCATGGTGTTCAATGAGGAACGTCTGAGGGATATCGCACCGCATGAAGAGGAATTGTTTGCTAAAAGTGAAgag GTAAAAGCATTGGACGATAAAAGAAATCGTCTGATAGAGATGCTAAACATACAAGCAGAGGAGAAAGGAAAGCGCGCTGAACGACTTGAAAAG TTAGATCAAGACATCAAACAATTAGAGGAAGAGCTCaaacaagaaaaagaaatacacGATGTGGAAAAACAGGAGCTGGAAGCAGTTTTGAAGGAAAACCATCAGATTGAACTGGTTCTTGAGCAGAAAAAGACTCAGAGGGACGCATTGCTGGACGAAGTGTCACGGAAGAAGGCTTTGAGGGTGTACGATGCGGACGATATCAGGGCGCAGGCGCAACAAGCAGCGCAGAATGTACAAGAGGCAGACGAAAAATTGAATTCGTTGAAGGAAACACTTATGCAGAAGGAATTCTGTTTGAAAAACTTGCAGACTATCAAACCGGGCCTCGATGAGGCTAATAATCTGCTACATGAGATTATGAAGTTGAATGAGGGtataaa CGAGGAGGCGGAGGGCGCGGAGAGCGCGGAGAGCGCGGAGGGCGAGCTGGAGCCGCTGCGCGCGGAGCTGGCGGAGCTGCGCGCGGCGCGCGAGGCCGCGTGCGTCGCGCGCCGCGCGCGGCTGCTGCAGCGCCGCCACCACCAGCGAGCTGCCGACAG TGCGCTCCGCGAGGCCGAAGAGAAGGATCGTAAAAGCCGATCACGGTCCCAGCAAGCGCTGCAGCGATGTGAGgaaatcaaacaaaacacTGCTCAGTACGACGCAGAGAAGACGGAAGGCATGAAGCATTTGCAAGATATGAAAATTCGTTATACTAACATG GTCAAGACTATAGATGACGCTTTGCTGGCGAAAGCGCTTGAGGTGAAAATCAGTATCGAGGAGAAACTCCGGAATAGgaactga